A single region of the Telopea speciosissima isolate NSW1024214 ecotype Mountain lineage unplaced genomic scaffold, Tspe_v1 Tspe_v1.0241, whole genome shotgun sequence genome encodes:
- the LOC122647859 gene encoding uncharacterized protein LOC122647859: MKHLEQTFGNQDRLARQQISLALSSAKMHDSTTIQDHMMKLTKLFSGLENKGTLFELDFKIEIIFASLPDTYSSFIMNVHMNKVVVNNISELTNILIEAESTLKKNKVVSLVTKKSSQGLKNKKKKRTKKKQERQVNRCERGRSAEEKCQR; the protein is encoded by the coding sequence ATGAAACACTTAGAGCAGACTTTTGGCAACCAAGATCGTCTTGCACGCCAACAAATCTCCTTAGCGCTGTCATCTGCAAAGATGCATGACAGTACCACAATCCAGGATCATATGATGAAGCTTACCAAGCTCTTCTCTGGATTGGAGAATAAGGGTACTCTATTTGAGTTGGacttcaagatagagattatcTTTGCCTCACTTCCTGACACCTATAGCTCCTTTATCATGAATGTCCACATGAATAAAGTAGTGGTTAACAACATCTCTGAGCTTACTAACATCCTTATAGAAGCAGAAAGTACgcttaagaaaaataaggttgTTTCTCTTGTTACTAAGAAGAGTTCTCAGGGtttaaagaacaagaaaaagaagaggactaaGAAAAAGCAAGAAAGGCAAGTCAACCGatgtgaaagagggagaagtgCAGAAGAAAAATGCCAAAGATGA